From the Deinococcus radiophilus genome, one window contains:
- a CDS encoding YbjN domain-containing protein → MTTETALLTLDTLANYLKERDVQLEMDQNPETGQRFIRMGWRFEMGDAAVLVSVNDGPQNTSRLEITCVTQKTYEGRMQEVMEMLNLRNRERAFSRSIDQQGNVWLEYVGFYPTLAEMPQETFDTLFGGVLMHFQDDYAALEGVQLQPQQPQA, encoded by the coding sequence ATGACGACCGAAACTGCATTGCTGACGCTGGATACCCTCGCCAACTACCTCAAGGAGCGCGATGTTCAGCTGGAAATGGATCAGAACCCCGAAACCGGCCAACGCTTTATTCGCATGGGTTGGCGCTTTGAAATGGGCGACGCCGCTGTGTTGGTCTCTGTGAATGATGGCCCCCAGAACACCAGCCGTCTGGAAATCACCTGCGTGACCCAGAAGACCTACGAAGGTCGCATGCAGGAAGTCATGGAAATGCTGAACCTGCGTAACCGCGAGCGGGCCTTTAGCCGCAGCATCGACCAGCAGGGCAACGTCTGGCTGGAGTATGTGGGCTTCTACCCCACCCTGGCCGAGATGCCCCAGGAAACCTTCGATACCCTGTTTGGTGGCGTTCTGATGCACTTCCAGGATGATTACGCCGCGCTGGAGGGCGTGCAGCTACAACCTCAGCAGCCTCAGGCCTAA
- a CDS encoding TrmH family RNA methyltransferase: MPAPVITSTQNPTVKRLVRLRGSRRAREEERAVLIEGARETARALAAGWAAQELYLCPALFSPEAAALAAQLAEATDLSREAFAKVSGREHPDGVLMLADAPQACWPQLESSALIVVLHGLEKPGNVGAILRTVDGVGADGVLVLGRGADVFGPNVIRASQGSVFNVPLVQAEEAEAWTWLEEEGFRLVACTPDAPQTLWDADLTGRVALLLGTEHAGLPAEWRATEYAVSIPMRGQADSLNVSTAAAVVLYEALRQRR; encoded by the coding sequence ATGCCCGCCCCCGTCATCACCTCCACCCAGAACCCTACTGTCAAGCGCCTGGTCCGGCTCAGGGGCAGCCGCCGAGCAAGGGAGGAGGAGAGGGCCGTGCTGATCGAAGGAGCACGCGAGACAGCCCGCGCGCTGGCCGCTGGCTGGGCCGCGCAGGAGCTGTACCTTTGCCCGGCGCTGTTCAGCCCCGAAGCAGCGGCGCTGGCAGCTCAACTGGCTGAGGCCACCGACCTGAGCCGCGAAGCCTTCGCCAAGGTCAGTGGCCGCGAGCATCCCGACGGTGTTTTGATGCTGGCTGACGCACCTCAGGCGTGCTGGCCCCAGTTGGAGTCGTCCGCACTGATTGTGGTGCTGCACGGCCTGGAAAAACCGGGAAATGTCGGGGCTATTCTGCGGACAGTCGACGGTGTGGGTGCAGATGGCGTGCTGGTTCTGGGACGGGGCGCAGATGTATTTGGCCCCAACGTGATCCGGGCTTCGCAGGGCAGTGTCTTCAATGTGCCCTTGGTGCAGGCTGAAGAAGCGGAGGCGTGGACCTGGCTGGAAGAGGAGGGGTTCCGTTTGGTGGCCTGCACCCCAGATGCGCCGCAGACCCTCTGGGACGCTGATTTGACTGGACGGGTGGCTCTGCTGCTGGGAACCGAGCATGCCGGTCTGCCTGCTGAGTGGCGAGCAACTGAATACGCCGTTTCGATCCCCATGCGCGGCCAGGCAGACAGTCTGAATGTCTCTACCGCTGCCGCCGTCGTACTGTACGAAGCCCTCCGGCAGCGCCGCTAA
- a CDS encoding DUF1622 domain-containing protein has protein sequence MPNLLDFGEMARGWILEAAHLVATLAELAAVVIVVAALLEGLWRSAKVFMQRDQVPDELKESLRLQLGRWLAIALEFLLAADIMLTAVAPTWEEIGKLAAIATIRTALNFFLQKEIEAHEQRHGRTTHPDHT, from the coding sequence ATGCCCAACCTCCTAGATTTCGGTGAAATGGCGCGTGGTTGGATCCTTGAGGCCGCGCATCTGGTCGCTACCCTGGCAGAACTGGCCGCAGTAGTGATCGTGGTCGCAGCCTTGCTGGAGGGCCTGTGGCGCTCTGCCAAAGTGTTTATGCAGCGCGACCAGGTGCCGGATGAACTCAAGGAATCGCTGCGGCTTCAGCTGGGCCGCTGGCTGGCAATTGCTCTGGAATTTCTGCTGGCCGCCGACATCATGCTCACTGCTGTGGCACCCACCTGGGAAGAAATCGGCAAGCTGGCGGCCATCGCCACCATCCGGACGGCACTGAACTTTTTCCTGCAAAAAGAGATTGAGGCGCATGAGCAGCGGCATGGGCGCACCACGCACCCGGACCATACCTGA
- a CDS encoding NAD(P)-dependent oxidoreductase: MSTAFIGLGAMGYPMARHLAAQEDTLVWNRTFARAEAHEAEYGSEARPLTELAQADIIFSCLPTSTEVWEVLRALDGYLMPDTVWVDCTSGHPAEAPRQAAWLKERGVAWLDAPVSGGVAGAEAGTLTVMVGGDAAALERVRPRLAFAGKTVHVGGVGAGFAVKAVNNTLLAVNLWAAGEGLAALKAAGVDLSAALDVINASSGRSNATENLIGQRALTREFPATFALGLLAKDVGIGLDLVATHKGSAPLLGQTAGLYRAAERMVGAAEDHTAALKLIEQMNDVELT; this comes from the coding sequence ATGAGCACTGCATTTATCGGCCTGGGCGCCATGGGCTACCCAATGGCCCGCCACCTGGCTGCCCAGGAAGACACCCTGGTCTGGAACCGCACCTTTGCCCGCGCTGAGGCGCATGAAGCCGAATATGGCAGTGAGGCCCGGCCCCTGACGGAGCTGGCCCAGGCGGACATTATCTTCAGCTGCTTGCCGACCAGCACCGAGGTCTGGGAGGTGCTGCGCGCGCTGGACGGCTACCTGATGCCTGACACCGTCTGGGTTGACTGTACCAGCGGCCATCCCGCCGAGGCACCACGGCAAGCCGCCTGGCTCAAGGAGCGCGGCGTGGCGTGGCTGGACGCCCCCGTTTCAGGCGGCGTGGCGGGCGCGGAGGCCGGAACCCTCACGGTGATGGTCGGCGGTGACGCGGCAGCGCTGGAGCGGGTACGGCCCCGGCTGGCCTTTGCCGGCAAAACCGTGCATGTGGGCGGCGTCGGAGCCGGATTTGCGGTCAAGGCCGTCAACAATACGCTGCTGGCCGTCAACCTCTGGGCCGCCGGCGAGGGGCTGGCTGCTCTGAAGGCTGCAGGGGTAGATCTGAGCGCTGCCCTGGACGTGATCAATGCATCGTCGGGCCGGTCCAACGCCACCGAGAATCTGATTGGACAGCGGGCCCTGACCCGCGAGTTTCCGGCCACCTTCGCCCTAGGGCTGCTGGCCAAAGACGTGGGCATTGGGCTGGACCTGGTCGCCACGCACAAGGGCAGCGCTCCCCTGCTCGGCCAGACCGCTGGGCTGTACCGCGCGGCTGAGCGGATGGTCGGCGCGGCTGAGGACCATACCGCCGCACTCAAGCTGATAGAACAGATGAACGATGTGGAGCTCACATGA
- a CDS encoding DegV family protein produces the protein MTDPQFSVATDGGLDAFSGLNNAVPVAPFSVNFGDESHAMHELPRRELMDRILAGNPHPSTSQPTPQAWMDAYREAAEHSSKVVALTISPGLSGSANAAEQARELSGLDVTLLNSGSLSAAQAFVLHALNAAAERGESLDTAQRWAEEVREETELYFTVETLEFLKRGGRIGKVQAALGGLLNLKPVITVEKPAGIYTTVAKARGYKGAIREIAAQLTRRYGEGTPLRLGLLEGSHPEDTDLLRSEIAARHPVVWEGRAGVNGALIVHTGPRACGVAAAPGAWPWER, from the coding sequence ATGACTGATCCTCAATTTTCGGTGGCCACTGACGGTGGCCTGGACGCCTTCAGCGGCCTGAACAACGCGGTGCCGGTCGCGCCTTTCTCGGTGAACTTCGGTGACGAGAGCCACGCCATGCACGAGCTGCCCAGGCGTGAACTGATGGACCGGATTCTGGCTGGTAACCCCCACCCCAGCACCTCGCAGCCCACGCCACAGGCCTGGATGGACGCCTACCGCGAAGCAGCCGAGCACAGTTCCAAGGTGGTGGCGCTGACCATCAGCCCCGGTCTTTCGGGCAGTGCCAACGCTGCCGAGCAGGCCCGTGAGTTGTCAGGGTTGGATGTCACGCTGCTCAACTCCGGCAGCCTGAGTGCGGCGCAGGCCTTTGTGCTGCACGCCCTGAATGCCGCTGCCGAGCGCGGCGAAAGCCTGGACACCGCCCAGCGCTGGGCCGAAGAGGTGCGCGAGGAGACTGAGCTCTACTTCACGGTCGAGACCTTAGAGTTCCTGAAGCGCGGCGGGCGGATCGGGAAGGTACAGGCGGCGCTTGGGGGACTCCTGAACCTCAAGCCAGTCATCACGGTGGAAAAACCGGCTGGGATCTATACCACTGTCGCCAAGGCCCGGGGGTACAAAGGCGCGATCCGCGAGATCGCCGCGCAACTGACGCGCCGCTACGGTGAGGGTACTCCGCTACGGCTGGGCCTGCTGGAAGGCTCACACCCTGAGGACACCGATCTGCTGCGCTCTGAGATTGCGGCGCGTCATCCGGTCGTCTGGGAAGGCCGCGCTGGGGTCAATGGCGCGCTGATCGTCCATACCGGACCGCGGGCCTGTGGGGTGGCGGCCGCGCCAGGAGCCTGGCCTTGGGAGCGCTAG
- the aspS gene encoding aspartate--tRNA(Asn) ligase, whose translation MTTEPTQAAPVLPRTFIRELAQHVGQTVRLRGMILSRRDLGGIQFVTLRDAGGAVQCVGDQLNLDLPLPESSVEIIGTVRPHPKRGGEVEVQMQAMTVIAAAAEPTPVELPKLERVHADTLLNHRAVTVRGLKERAALRVQAELLAGFRETLSGMGFTEISTPKIVEAGAEGGAGLFTVDYFGEPAYLAQSPQLYKQMMVGAFERVFEVAPVFRGESHNTSRHLTEYLSLDAELGFIDSEEDVMDAETEVLRGMLARVQERCGPELALLGAELPQVPERIPRIPLLEARATVEREFGHLVGGKDLDPEGERLLGEWAGRELGSDFVFVTKFPQAARPFYTHPDGEMDGVPVTRGFDLLLRGLEITSGGQRIHDPEMLRRSIEAYGLNPESLRAYAEVFRYGMPPHGGFAIGAERLTALLLGLSNVRMARAFPRDRTRLQP comes from the coding sequence ATGACCACCGAACCTACTCAGGCCGCCCCCGTCCTCCCCCGTACCTTTATCCGTGAGCTGGCTCAGCATGTTGGGCAGACTGTACGGCTGCGCGGCATGATCCTCTCGCGCCGCGATCTGGGGGGGATCCAGTTCGTGACTCTGCGTGACGCGGGCGGCGCCGTGCAGTGTGTCGGCGACCAGTTGAACCTGGACCTGCCCCTGCCGGAAAGCAGCGTAGAAATCATAGGGACCGTGCGCCCGCACCCCAAGCGCGGGGGCGAGGTCGAAGTGCAGATGCAGGCCATGACAGTCATTGCCGCCGCGGCTGAACCTACGCCAGTCGAGCTGCCCAAGCTGGAGCGGGTTCACGCCGACACCCTACTGAACCACCGCGCCGTGACGGTGCGTGGCCTGAAGGAGCGCGCGGCGCTGCGGGTTCAGGCCGAACTGCTGGCGGGCTTCCGCGAAACCCTGTCAGGCATGGGCTTTACCGAGATCAGCACGCCCAAGATCGTGGAGGCCGGGGCCGAGGGGGGCGCTGGCCTCTTTACGGTGGACTACTTCGGGGAACCCGCTTACCTGGCCCAGAGCCCGCAGCTGTACAAGCAGATGATGGTGGGAGCTTTCGAGCGGGTGTTTGAGGTGGCTCCCGTCTTCCGGGGCGAGTCGCACAACACCAGCCGCCACCTGACCGAGTACCTCAGCCTGGACGCTGAACTGGGTTTTATTGATTCGGAAGAAGACGTGATGGACGCCGAAACTGAGGTGCTGCGCGGGATGCTGGCCCGCGTGCAGGAGCGCTGCGGCCCCGAACTGGCCCTGCTGGGCGCAGAGCTGCCGCAAGTCCCAGAGCGCATCCCCCGGATTCCCTTGCTGGAAGCCCGCGCCACGGTGGAGCGCGAGTTCGGACACCTGGTGGGCGGCAAGGACTTGGACCCTGAAGGCGAGCGGCTGCTGGGCGAGTGGGCGGGGCGTGAACTGGGCAGTGATTTTGTGTTCGTCACCAAGTTTCCGCAGGCGGCGCGGCCCTTTTATACCCACCCGGACGGTGAGATGGACGGCGTGCCGGTGACACGCGGTTTCGACTTGCTGCTGCGTGGCCTGGAAATCACGTCGGGCGGACAGCGTATCCATGACCCGGAAATGCTGCGCCGGAGCATCGAGGCGTATGGCCTGAACCCCGAGTCGCTGCGGGCCTACGCGGAGGTCTTCCGCTATGGGATGCCTCCACACGGCGGCTTCGCCATCGGCGCCGAGCGGCTCACCGCCCTGCTGCTGGGCCTGAGCAACGTGCGGATGGCGCGGGCATTTCCGCGTGACCGCACCCGCTTGCAGCCCTGA
- a CDS encoding 3'(2'),5'-bisphosphate nucleotidase CysQ family protein — translation MTMEHELDIAVRLAREAGAVTEAFRAQGFKVEHKTGADDPVTEGDRAASALLMRELARAFPGDGLLSEEEADAPERLSRSRTWLIDPIDGTKEYADGSPDHCVSLGLAVDGEPVLGVIYAPQTDELFAGAVGLGVTKNGERVTLRDHQPYVIATSVTETRRELRDLPLPGMRPSGSTALKLARIAAGEADATFTMSPRAEWDIAAGHALLRAQGGDLTRRNGQPVRYNQTRPYLEQGFVAGHPAALTWLRRELERLEIPSGVLCLDADAQGRRRHVRVTGGRELAWLVTGPGTDGPDTVLEAGGDAFHLERLTRDVRRGKDALG, via the coding sequence ATGACAATGGAACACGAACTGGACATCGCGGTGCGCCTGGCGCGGGAAGCCGGCGCAGTGACCGAAGCTTTCCGCGCTCAGGGCTTCAAGGTTGAGCATAAGACCGGGGCCGACGATCCGGTGACCGAGGGCGACCGCGCCGCCTCGGCGCTGCTGATGCGGGAGCTGGCACGGGCTTTTCCGGGCGACGGCCTGCTGTCCGAAGAAGAAGCCGACGCCCCCGAGCGCCTGAGCCGCTCCCGAACCTGGCTGATAGACCCGATTGACGGCACCAAGGAATACGCGGACGGGAGCCCCGATCACTGTGTCTCGCTGGGGCTGGCGGTGGACGGTGAACCGGTGCTGGGGGTGATCTACGCGCCGCAGACAGATGAGCTGTTTGCCGGGGCGGTGGGCCTGGGCGTCACCAAGAACGGTGAGCGGGTGACGCTGCGTGACCACCAGCCCTACGTGATTGCCACCTCGGTGACCGAGACTCGCCGCGAACTGCGTGACCTCCCCTTGCCCGGTATGCGCCCAAGCGGGTCTACCGCCCTGAAACTGGCCCGTATCGCGGCAGGTGAGGCCGACGCCACCTTTACCATGTCGCCCCGCGCCGAGTGGGACATCGCCGCCGGGCACGCGCTGCTGCGGGCGCAGGGCGGCGACCTGACCCGCCGGAATGGACAGCCGGTGCGCTACAACCAGACCCGGCCCTATCTGGAACAGGGCTTCGTGGCCGGACACCCGGCGGCTCTGACCTGGCTGCGCCGCGAGTTGGAGCGGCTGGAGATCCCCAGCGGCGTGCTGTGCCTGGACGCCGACGCCCAAGGCCGGCGCCGCCACGTCCGGGTGACAGGCGGACGCGAACTGGCCTGGCTGGTGACCGGGCCGGGCACGGACGGCCCCGACACGGTGCTGGAGGCTGGCGGCGACGCCTTTCACCTGGAGCGGCTGACCCGCGACGTGCGCCGCGGCAAAGACGCCCTGGGGTGA
- the recF gene encoding DNA replication/repair protein RecF (All proteins in this family for which functions are known are DNA-binding proteins that assist the filamentation of RecA onto DNA for the initiation of recombination or recombinational repair.), which produces MSRVRLCKLSTLNYRNLSPDTLDFPAGVTGVWGENGAGKTNLLEAAYLALTGRTEAGRLEELILAGQTEAYVRADVLESGSLSVQEVGIGRGKRQLKVDGVRTRNGDLPRGSAVLFRPEDSELVFGAPSQRRGYLDSLLSRLSARYAEQLSRYERTVSQRNAALREGQDWALDVWDEPLGTLGRGIMEFRQRAAGRLEELAQGANAELGSRKTLRVQLTESADPERYVEQLRARRAEELARGLTLTGPHRDDLALSLGDMSAGTYASRGEGRTAALALRYAEMQLLTERFGEPPVLLIDDWTAELDPQRRQFLLDLAASVPQAIVTGTERPPGAALLLHAAAGRFSPLTEGNRDGR; this is translated from the coding sequence CTGTCCCGCGTGCGTCTGTGCAAGCTCTCGACCCTGAATTACCGCAATCTGTCGCCCGACACGCTGGATTTTCCAGCCGGGGTGACGGGGGTCTGGGGTGAGAACGGCGCTGGCAAGACCAACCTGCTGGAAGCCGCCTATCTGGCCCTGACCGGACGCACCGAGGCAGGCCGCCTAGAGGAGCTGATCTTGGCTGGACAGACCGAGGCCTATGTCCGTGCCGATGTGCTGGAAAGCGGCAGTCTCAGCGTGCAGGAGGTCGGGATCGGGCGGGGCAAGCGGCAACTGAAAGTAGACGGTGTACGAACCCGTAATGGGGATCTGCCGCGTGGCAGCGCCGTGCTGTTTCGCCCCGAGGACTCGGAACTGGTGTTCGGCGCTCCTTCGCAGCGGCGGGGCTACTTGGACTCCTTGCTCAGCCGCCTGAGTGCCCGGTACGCCGAGCAACTCAGCCGCTACGAACGCACCGTGTCTCAGCGCAATGCTGCACTGCGTGAGGGTCAGGACTGGGCCTTGGATGTCTGGGACGAACCGCTGGGCACCCTGGGACGGGGCATCATGGAATTTCGGCAGCGTGCTGCGGGCCGCCTGGAGGAACTGGCGCAAGGAGCCAATGCCGAGCTGGGCAGCCGTAAAACCCTGCGGGTCCAGTTGACCGAGAGTGCCGACCCCGAGCGCTACGTGGAGCAACTGCGCGCCCGCCGTGCCGAGGAACTGGCGCGTGGCCTCACCCTGACGGGGCCACACCGTGACGATCTGGCGTTGTCCTTGGGCGACATGAGCGCCGGAACCTACGCCAGCCGGGGCGAGGGCCGCACGGCTGCACTGGCCCTGCGCTACGCCGAGATGCAGCTCCTCACCGAGCGCTTTGGTGAACCTCCAGTTCTCCTGATTGATGACTGGACCGCCGAACTGGACCCGCAGCGCCGTCAGTTCCTGTTGGACCTTGCGGCGTCGGTGCCGCAAGCCATTGTCACCGGAACCGAGCGTCCACCTGGGGCGGCGTTGCTGCTGCACGCCGCAGCTGGACGCTTCAGTCCGCTTACTGAGGGAAACCGCGATGGACGATAA
- a CDS encoding DUF721 domain-containing protein: MDDKPYRQGPSFRTRARSGKRQGDLRSVGDLMNATLGKNGLGFGVRRAQAILIWPQAVGPEVARLTRARSFQFGTLHIEARDSAAAHHLSMQRHHFLARLNELLRAQTAPGTEPELVSEIRFGTGWAAEKPSAGGGGPLAGSVLPPLTAEDRAQAARAAQVVGEDLRGPAQQAAEAVARAQRWREQQGWTPCPVCEVPSPHTPCRPCQRLLRDPLIRRATDELLRQPEALRGLEDRLGASGEQAARFLAIEALEGQLTVLALECVQSGGAEQYREFLEQQCGKLLALLGRKSVAEVVAADYAGLPGPVRQVLMAGRAADRRR; encoded by the coding sequence ATGGACGATAAGCCCTACCGCCAGGGGCCCAGTTTCCGCACCCGTGCCCGCTCCGGCAAGCGCCAGGGTGACCTGCGCAGCGTCGGCGACTTGATGAATGCCACGCTGGGAAAAAATGGGCTGGGTTTCGGGGTGCGCCGCGCCCAGGCCATTTTGATCTGGCCGCAGGCGGTGGGCCCGGAGGTGGCCCGGCTGACCCGCGCCCGGTCCTTTCAGTTCGGCACCCTGCATATCGAGGCGCGGGACTCGGCGGCGGCCCATCACCTCAGCATGCAGCGGCACCATTTCCTGGCGCGGCTGAATGAACTGCTGCGGGCCCAGACTGCGCCCGGTACCGAGCCGGAACTGGTCAGCGAGATTCGCTTCGGAACCGGCTGGGCAGCCGAGAAGCCCTCGGCGGGTGGCGGTGGACCGCTGGCTGGCAGTGTGCTGCCGCCCCTCACCGCTGAGGACCGTGCCCAGGCTGCCCGCGCGGCCCAGGTGGTTGGCGAAGACTTACGCGGCCCCGCCCAGCAGGCTGCCGAGGCAGTGGCCCGCGCCCAACGCTGGCGTGAGCAGCAAGGCTGGACCCCCTGCCCAGTCTGCGAGGTACCCAGCCCACATACGCCGTGTCGCCCGTGTCAGCGCCTGCTGCGTGATCCTCTGATTCGGCGGGCAACCGACGAATTGCTGCGTCAGCCCGAAGCGCTGCGTGGCCTGGAAGATCGGCTGGGCGCCAGTGGTGAGCAGGCGGCCCGTTTTCTGGCTATTGAGGCACTGGAAGGCCAGCTGACGGTACTGGCCCTGGAGTGCGTACAGAGTGGCGGTGCCGAGCAGTACCGCGAGTTCCTGGAGCAACAATGCGGCAAATTGCTGGCGCTGCTGGGCCGCAAGTCAGTGGCTGAGGTAGTGGCAGCGGACTACGCCGGGTTGCCAGGTCCGGTGCGGCAGGTGCTGATGGCAGGCCGCGCGGCTGACCGTCGCCGCTGA
- a CDS encoding MogA/MoaB family molybdenum cofactor biosynthesis protein has product MTEPATGSIPQAHLPDQPVQLRAAVLTVSDTRTPENDHSGAFLRAALEAAGHRVLETRIVPDEARAITEQLQAWLDAEVDLILTTGGTGITGRDVTIPAVEALLTKPLPGFGELFRMLSYHEVGAAAMLSRAIGGLAGRSLIFALPGSKNAVQTAWDRLLVGQLQHLAAEVHRQGQP; this is encoded by the coding sequence ATGACCGAGCCAGCCACCGGGAGCATTCCACAGGCCCACTTGCCCGACCAGCCCGTGCAGTTGCGTGCGGCGGTCCTGACGGTCAGCGACACCCGGACACCCGAAAACGATCATTCGGGCGCCTTTTTGCGGGCGGCACTGGAGGCCGCTGGGCATCGGGTGCTGGAGACTCGGATCGTGCCCGACGAAGCGCGTGCCATAACCGAGCAGTTGCAGGCCTGGCTGGACGCAGAAGTGGACCTGATTCTCACCACGGGCGGCACGGGCATTACCGGGCGCGACGTGACCATTCCAGCGGTGGAAGCGCTGCTGACCAAGCCACTGCCAGGCTTTGGCGAGCTGTTCCGGATGCTGTCGTATCACGAAGTGGGTGCTGCGGCGATGCTCTCCAGGGCCATAGGTGGCCTGGCTGGACGCAGCCTGATTTTTGCGCTGCCTGGCTCGAAAAATGCGGTTCAGACAGCCTGGGATAGGCTGCTGGTTGGGCAATTGCAACACCTTGCAGCCGAAGTCCATCGGCAAGGCCAGCCCTGA
- a CDS encoding cytochrome c biogenesis CcdA family protein has product MVEVAAAPTLTVAFLAGLLSFLSPCVLPLVPSYLGVIGGTRVPLIRALGFIAGFGLVFVALGATASALEALLAPHKMLLGRLAGLLIIFFGLVMLGVIRLPWLMRDTRDLSGADRYGPVALGAAFAFGWSPCLGPALGSILGLAASTSSLTQGVWLLLTYTAGLAVPFLLTALLWDRINLRGLNRYAGIFEKVGGALLVVFGLLMVTGYFTLLSSFFYELMPEWLRI; this is encoded by the coding sequence ATGGTTGAAGTCGCCGCTGCCCCCACGCTGACAGTGGCGTTTCTGGCTGGGCTGCTCTCATTTCTCAGTCCCTGTGTCTTGCCGCTGGTGCCGTCCTACTTGGGTGTGATCGGCGGCACCCGAGTACCGCTGATCCGGGCACTGGGCTTTATCGCGGGCTTTGGGCTGGTGTTTGTCGCCCTGGGCGCCACCGCCAGTGCGCTGGAAGCCTTGCTGGCGCCGCATAAGATGCTGCTGGGCCGCCTGGCCGGGCTACTGATTATCTTTTTCGGGCTGGTCATGCTGGGTGTGATTCGCCTGCCCTGGCTGATGCGCGATACTCGCGATCTGAGCGGTGCCGACCGCTACGGCCCAGTGGCCCTGGGCGCGGCCTTTGCCTTTGGTTGGAGTCCCTGTCTGGGGCCAGCCCTGGGCAGCATCCTGGGCCTGGCGGCCAGTACGAGTTCGCTTACCCAGGGGGTGTGGCTGCTGCTGACCTACACTGCCGGGTTAGCCGTGCCCTTCTTACTGACCGCCCTCCTATGGGACCGGATCAACCTGCGTGGGCTGAACCGCTATGCCGGAATCTTTGAAAAAGTCGGCGGAGCCTTGCTGGTCGTGTTCGGGCTGCTGATGGTGACTGGATATTTCACTCTACTGTCCAGCTTTTTCTATGAGCTGATGCCGGAGTGGCTACGAATTTGA
- a CDS encoding ATP-binding cassette domain-containing protein codes for MSDPAPQLEYAVQLRDVWLRLGRDAVLRGVNLDLPKGEHLTLLGANGAGKTTLLRVLASALRPTRGEGRILGYDLRDSRAVRELVHLMPVDGALYPDLTCAENLAFALRMHGRSMTVTDAALARVGLSQAADRRTRFISAGMRKRLALARAWTLAQPLTLVDEPFANLDAAGRRLALELLGDLAAGGSTLVIAAHEPELAAQLAPRSLYLAGGVLLEGGP; via the coding sequence TTGAGCGACCCTGCACCCCAGCTGGAATATGCGGTGCAACTGCGGGATGTCTGGCTGCGCTTGGGCCGGGACGCTGTGCTGCGTGGGGTAAATCTGGATCTTCCGAAGGGCGAACACCTCACACTGCTGGGGGCCAATGGCGCGGGCAAAACCACCTTGCTGCGGGTGCTGGCCTCGGCATTGCGCCCCACGCGGGGGGAGGGCCGTATCCTAGGCTATGACCTGCGCGACAGCCGGGCGGTGCGTGAGCTGGTGCATCTGATGCCAGTAGATGGGGCGCTGTACCCCGATCTGACCTGCGCCGAGAATCTGGCCTTTGCCCTGCGGATGCATGGGCGCAGTATGACAGTGACGGATGCTGCCCTGGCACGGGTGGGCTTAAGTCAAGCTGCGGACCGCCGCACCCGTTTTATCTCGGCGGGCATGCGTAAGCGGCTGGCCCTGGCCCGTGCCTGGACATTGGCACAGCCGCTCACACTGGTGGATGAACCGTTTGCCAATCTGGATGCAGCGGGGCGAAGGCTGGCCCTGGAACTGCTGGGCGACCTGGCCGCAGGGGGAAGCACCCTGGTCATCGCGGCGCACGAGCCTGAACTGGCGGCGCAGTTGGCTCCACGGTCGCTCTACCTCGCAGGCGGCGTGCTATTGGAAGGCGGACCATGA
- a CDS encoding heme exporter protein CcmB, translated as MSALNTVWTVAARDLTLAGRTRDVLLATAFYVALVLLVQGFALGAPDGRSASATANLAAGVVWTALTLASAVAAGRAFSAEAEAGALEQLLLYPAPLAAVYLGKLLGVLLPLLLIGAATLPLGLGLFGVWGGEDQPPLPWLSLYGVMALGTVGLAATSTFYSSLTVNLRAREALLPALAFPLLIPLVIALVRITATLLSGGWTAEAWAWAAFLLAFNIGTLVLAAWLFPYAVEG; from the coding sequence ATGAGCGCCCTCAACACCGTCTGGACGGTGGCGGCCAGGGACCTCACCCTGGCTGGGCGCACACGCGATGTACTGCTGGCAACCGCTTTCTATGTGGCGCTGGTTTTGTTGGTGCAGGGGTTTGCGCTGGGCGCGCCGGATGGACGCTCAGCCAGCGCGACAGCCAATCTGGCTGCCGGAGTGGTCTGGACCGCCCTTACGCTGGCCTCGGCAGTCGCCGCAGGCCGCGCTTTCTCCGCGGAGGCTGAAGCCGGAGCCCTGGAACAACTGCTGCTGTATCCAGCGCCTCTGGCCGCGGTGTATCTCGGCAAGTTGCTGGGCGTGCTGCTGCCGCTGCTGCTGATCGGGGCGGCCACACTTCCACTGGGCCTGGGCCTATTCGGCGTCTGGGGTGGTGAAGACCAGCCACCACTGCCCTGGCTCAGTCTGTACGGGGTAATGGCCTTGGGCACAGTTGGCCTGGCCGCCACCAGCACCTTTTACTCCAGCCTGACAGTGAATCTCCGCGCCCGCGAAGCGCTGCTGCCTGCGCTAGCCTTTCCCCTGTTGATTCCCCTGGTGATCGCCCTGGTACGTATCACCGCCACGCTGCTTTCGGGCGGATGGACGGCTGAAGCATGGGCCTGGGCGGCTTTCCTGTTGGCCTTCAATATAGGAACGTTGGTGCTGGCTGCTTGGCTGTTTCCATACGCCGTGGAAGGGTAA